In Candidatus Methylomirabilis limnetica, the following proteins share a genomic window:
- a CDS encoding type IV pilus modification PilV family protein codes for MPCSARRTEHGFTLLEVIVALAILGIGFALAMELLAAGVRSAKASEDYTQAVLLARQKMAEVAVMRNLTGSAETGEFGGGFRWASEVQPLEQEEELPGRLYSVQVRVTWPSRRGEKSVNLQTLRMMVDEKKLGQTRVVQ; via the coding sequence TTGCCATGCTCCGCACGCCGTACGGAGCATGGCTTCACGCTGCTCGAGGTCATTGTTGCCTTGGCCATTCTCGGTATCGGGTTCGCCTTGGCCATGGAGCTGCTAGCCGCTGGGGTTCGCTCTGCGAAGGCGTCCGAAGATTACACTCAGGCGGTCCTGCTGGCTCGGCAGAAAATGGCCGAGGTCGCCGTAATGCGGAACCTCACAGGCTCGGCCGAAACAGGGGAGTTCGGTGGGGGATTCCGTTGGGCCTCTGAGGTCCAGCCGCTCGAACAGGAGGAAGAACTCCCCGGTCGGCTCTACAGTGTCCAGGTCCGCGTCACGTGGCCTAGCCGCCGTGGAGAGAAATCCGTGAACCTTCAGACCCTGAGGATGATGGTGGACGAGAAGAAGTTGGGTCAGACGCGTGTGGTGCAGTAA
- a CDS encoding prepilin-type N-terminal cleavage/methylation domain-containing protein yields the protein MWCSKQVSSFEFLVSSSTFQVSDKSRTPETRNPKPETRNLELRTPHGFTLIEVLISLTILSLIFVAVLGAIQVGAKSWESGEARAEESQRNRTLVETLARDLTMIHPLRVKEQDKDVIAFHGKSDSLKFATLPQSYGAEPFSHMVRIVAYAVESGRGLVATGSYPLATQASASFEDSVKPLDERALQARFRYLVPEGRPEENLPPAWRDSWDPSQDETPQPPARRFVPAQGQRALKGSDRMPLAVELTLTIRQTKSSGLRELILPPLVFPVQVGRTL from the coding sequence GTGTGGTGCAGTAAGCAAGTTTCGAGTTTCGAGTTTCTAGTTTCGAGTTCCACGTTCCAGGTTTCTGACAAGAGCAGGACTCCCGAAACCCGAAACCCGAAACCCGAAACCCGAAACCTGGAACTCCGCACTCCGCACGGCTTCACCTTGATCGAGGTCTTGATCTCGCTGACGATCCTGTCGCTTATCTTCGTCGCCGTACTTGGTGCGATCCAGGTTGGAGCCAAGTCGTGGGAGAGCGGGGAGGCGCGGGCGGAAGAGAGCCAGCGCAATCGCACCCTTGTCGAGACCCTCGCACGAGACCTTACGATGATACACCCTTTGCGTGTGAAAGAGCAGGATAAGGATGTCATCGCCTTTCATGGCAAGTCGGACTCCCTCAAGTTTGCTACCCTTCCACAGAGCTACGGGGCCGAACCATTCAGTCACATGGTCAGGATCGTGGCCTATGCCGTCGAGTCTGGTCGGGGACTGGTGGCCACAGGAAGCTACCCTCTTGCTACTCAGGCATCCGCCTCGTTCGAGGATTCAGTCAAACCGCTCGATGAACGAGCGTTGCAGGCGCGCTTTCGGTACCTGGTGCCGGAGGGCAGGCCGGAGGAAAATCTTCCCCCCGCCTGGCGCGATTCTTGGGATCCTTCCCAAGACGAGACGCCGCAGCCCCCAGCTCGGAGATTCGTCCCTGCACAGGGGCAGCGCGCCCTGAAGGGCTCTGATCGTATGCCGTTGGCTGTGGAGCTCACGCTCACGATTCGACAGACGAAATCGTCTGGGCTCCGGGAGTTGATCCTGCCGCCGCTGGTCTTTCCAGTGCAAGTAGGGCGAACGCTATGA